From the Oscillospiraceae bacterium genome, one window contains:
- a CDS encoding ABC transporter substrate-binding protein, with amino-acid sequence MMKKVLSMVLVLVFLMAAGCSAAPASSTPATASTVKIAALQGPTALSFLKMWDDGTKLDGMDAQYDLLQAPDAMVAELAKGTYDIACLPLTTAANLFNKGTDYRLVGICTWGNMYIVSTDTTITSLAGLSGKTIAVSQQGATPDVILRYALAQAGLSKKVTLDYTLTAHADLAASVISGQTKIALMPEPFVSNIIAKNPAVKIVVDMQQVWASTTGGQPYIPVSAIVVKGTFADANHDAMVDFINAQKTSAQYTTNVNELANLAEKHGVTLPAAAIISGTPRCNIFFKDTTNARTEINNYFNIILGFSPTDIGGVMPSEAFFATFK; translated from the coding sequence ATGATGAAAAAGGTTCTCTCAATGGTTTTAGTGCTGGTATTTTTAATGGCGGCGGGATGCTCTGCAGCACCGGCATCTTCGACTCCGGCAACCGCTTCAACGGTTAAAATCGCCGCTCTTCAGGGCCCGACCGCACTGTCTTTTTTAAAGATGTGGGACGACGGTACCAAACTCGACGGTATGGATGCTCAATACGATCTCTTGCAGGCACCGGATGCAATGGTTGCGGAATTGGCAAAGGGCACTTATGATATCGCCTGCCTGCCTCTGACCACGGCGGCGAACCTGTTTAACAAGGGCACGGATTACCGCCTTGTCGGTATCTGCACCTGGGGCAATATGTATATCGTCAGCACTGACACGACCATCACCTCACTGGCCGGTCTGTCGGGCAAGACGATTGCGGTCTCCCAGCAGGGCGCAACCCCCGATGTGATTTTAAGATACGCTCTTGCGCAGGCCGGACTCTCCAAAAAAGTCACGCTGGACTATACGCTGACTGCCCATGCCGATTTGGCTGCTTCGGTCATCTCCGGACAAACCAAGATCGCCTTAATGCCCGAACCGTTCGTATCCAACATTATCGCCAAGAACCCCGCGGTCAAAATCGTTGTGGACATGCAGCAGGTTTGGGCTTCCACCACCGGCGGCCAACCCTATATCCCGGTGAGCGCGATTGTCGTCAAAGGTACGTTTGCGGACGCAAATCACGATGCAATGGTTGATTTCATCAACGCACAAAAAACGTCTGCCCAGTACACAACCAATGTGAACGAACTGGCGAATCTGGCTGAAAAACACGGCGTGACCCTGCCCGCCGCCGCGATCATCAGCGGCACACCGCGTTGCAACATATTCTTCAAGGATACAACCAACGCCAGAACCGAAATCAACAATTACTTTAATATCATCCTCGGCTTCTCGCCGACTGACATCGGAGGTGTGATGCCGTCTGAAGCATTTTTTGCCACTTTCAAATAA